From Fibrobacter sp. UWP2, one genomic window encodes:
- a CDS encoding cyclophilin-like fold protein has translation MLYQGNSITIYYDKNSWNFTRLARIDNVNKKRLQQILGKGNVKATFSVE, from the coding sequence ATCCTTTACCAGGGCAATTCCATCACCATCTACTACGACAAGAATTCCTGGAACTTCACGCGCCTTGCCCGTATTGACAATGTAAACAAGAAACGCCTCCAGCAGATTCTCGGCAAAGGGAACGTGAAGGCGACATTCTCGGTGGAATAA
- a CDS encoding protein-ADP-ribose hydrolase — MNQAERRLFLIKYLLAESPRYSGPTIPADAEGQKILLRSLMNVREASPASDEFYRIQDEYLQESIRDRGITDVANIESIGRRFSAGAPDLFGDSLFLWRGDITTLRVDAIVNAANSGMTGCWQPCHSCIDNCIHTFAGVRLRSACDALMKRQGHPEPTGQAKITQAYNLPCKYVLHTVGPIVGYGLTERDCELLESCYRNCLEVAARNGVESIAFCCISTGVFRFPPERAAQIAVDTVLEWKRRTQSPMKVVFNVFSEKDEAIYARIFEKFNG; from the coding sequence ATGAACCAAGCAGAGCGCAGACTATTCCTGATAAAGTATCTACTGGCGGAAAGTCCCAGGTACAGCGGCCCGACCATCCCCGCGGACGCCGAAGGACAGAAAATCCTGTTGCGTTCCTTGATGAACGTGCGGGAGGCCTCCCCCGCAAGCGATGAATTCTACAGGATTCAGGACGAATACCTGCAGGAATCCATCCGTGACCGCGGAATAACGGATGTCGCGAACATTGAAAGTATCGGCAGGCGGTTCAGCGCGGGTGCGCCGGACTTGTTTGGCGATTCCCTGTTTTTGTGGCGCGGCGACATCACCACTCTCAGGGTAGATGCAATCGTAAACGCGGCCAACAGCGGCATGACGGGTTGCTGGCAGCCTTGCCACAGCTGTATCGACAACTGCATCCACACTTTCGCGGGAGTTCGTCTCCGTAGCGCTTGCGACGCCCTGATGAAACGGCAAGGGCACCCCGAACCCACAGGACAGGCAAAAATCACGCAGGCCTACAACCTGCCCTGCAAATACGTGCTACACACGGTGGGGCCAATCGTGGGCTACGGCCTTACGGAACGGGACTGCGAGTTGCTGGAATCGTGCTACAGGAACTGTCTCGAAGTTGCGGCCCGGAACGGTGTGGAATCTATCGCCTTCTGCTGTATTTCTACAGGTGTATTCCGTTTCCCGCCGGAACGCGCCGCCCAAATCGCGGTGGATACGGTGCTGGAATGGAAGCGCCGTACGCAAAGCCCCATGAAGGTTGTCTTCAACGTTTTCAGCGAAAAGGACGAGGCTATCTATGCGCGGATTTTCGAAAAGTTCAACGGATGA